The Garra rufa chromosome 20, GarRuf1.0, whole genome shotgun sequence genome contains the following window.
tctatgcagggacagaaagctcttggattttataaaaaaagatcttaatttgtgttgcgaagattaacaaaagtcttacatgtttggaacgacatgagggtgagtaattaatgacagaattttcattctgtcattaattcaaCTTTCAACTTAATTCAACTTTCAacttaaactattcctttaagttctGAAACTTTTGGGAAAAGtatttagaataaaaaaatatataattaatatacacatatttttgtattttattatcacATTATATAACCAACCTGACATGGTGTCTCTCAAAAACATATGCTCATTGTCTGGGGTGACATACTTCTTCATGACGAAACTCTTCAAGAACAAATTTTTTTGCTCTTTAACCTGTCTCAAAATCTTTGTCGAATCTGACAAAACAAAGCAAGAATACCAGTTTAAACTCTTAAAAGGGCCATGTTTCATTTTGCTTAGTTGTTTCTTAAAGTCTGCAGGGACATTATTGTAGTGTTTCTGTGGTATTACATTTTATGGACATCAGTTATaacatttaaagggttagttcacccaaaaatgaaaattagcccattatttactcaccctcaactcatcctaggtgtatatgccttccttctttcagtcgaatgcagtcggaattatattaaaaattgttctggctccttcaagctttagATGCAATGGTTTCTCTTcctcagtccaaaacaagtctgtTCGTCCATCCTTAATAAAAAGTGGctcacacggctccggggggtgaataattGATgggtttttgtaataaaaatatccatatttaaaacttaataatcactttaatctacagtcttaaaaataaaggttctttattggcatttatggttccatgaagaaccctgAACATCAattgaacctttcaaatgcagaaaaggttctttatacttgaaaaaggttcttcaggtttttagaatgtttttcaaaatggttcttttataaactgttcactaaaaggttctttgtggaaccaaaaatggttcttctatggcatcactgcaaaaaaactttatttttaagagtgtgactTTTGCTAACAATTGTACATGGAAGCAGCTCTGGGCAGATCACGTAGTATGTTGGCACTGCACATGCATCTatgagtctcgtgaaaaccaacgtttgtttacaggagcaaaggaagcaaagtttcctgacttcagcaaaggaaaaccagtctccccTTGGCTTAtttcaaaatcctccaacatttttctacacacatccttgttttgtacttcgaATTCGAGGCAGTTGTTTTGATCTCTCTACTGCGCGTCCACGTTCGTCAATTCTGAGTGGAGCTACTTCCGTGTACAACTGTCAACGCAAGCTAGAGCAaagttattatgttttaaatctaaatatttttcttacaaaaacacattgatttgttacaggaagcctttattcacccccaaaACCATGTGAGCCacattttattatggatggatgaacTTCATTGGAGAAACAACTGCCCATTGCATTATACAGTTTGAAaaagccagaacaattttttaatataactttgattgcATTTATCTGAAGTATTCACCTAGGATGcattgaggatgagtaaataatgggctaattttcatttttgggtgaactaacactttaagAACTTATAAAAGTATTTGTGCAATATTGTTAAAAAGTTTATAGGAAAAATATAAATCATTAATTTCTTACTAAAGGTAATCTCAGCCGTCACAGGCAGGACGACAACTTCATTAAACTGGCAATTCATCCCTCCACAGCTGTTGCAGGGGCTGTCAGGATCACAACCCCGAGCGACGACCATATTGAAGCTTGTGTCAGCCATGGAGACGAGCAAAATTTTGTCTTCACTCAAACAGTCATCCTCAATGTGTGTGTCTTCCCACTCTAGTGATGGTTCAACTCTAGCGGCGTCCAGATCTTCCTCTCTCACCATCATCAGGCTGAATCTCATGACTGTTGGCTCCTTTTTACGGACGCTGATCTCCTCAGATTCACACTCTTCAGTTTTTCTTTTGGGCGAGTGATGTATGGTCTAAGACAGGAGATTACTGACCTCAGCACAATTGCACAATTGTTGTACGGTAAATCAAGTCACACTAGCTTACACAGGTGTTTTGTTCCTcaagaatttaataaaaaataaaccatgATGATGTAAATGTTTAAAACACTCGGACACAAGTCCATGTGATCAATCAAAGTTTCCTGACTAGGCGAAAAACCCCTGTGAAAACTTCAGTTTCACTTCTCGTTCACATTTCAATGGGTGACAGATACATGAGTAAGTGTATATGTAGTGTAGTGTGtatgattaaatacaaaactcACAAGTAAGGGTGATCCTTCAACCAGGAGCTTAGCTAACACCTTCGGAGTCAAATTCTCCACATTTGTGTTGTTTAGCATTATAAGTTTATCTCCAATGCTGAAAATAAAGAGATATACATGAATGAGCAGACAGCCACACAGTTAGACAATATAAAGAGATatacagacggacggacggacggacggacggacggacggacggacagacagacagacagacagacagacagacaatataaagagttatatagatagatagacagacagacacacagacagagagtTAGACATTataaagagacagacagacagacagacagacagttagacAATATAAagagatatatagatagacagagacagacagacagacagacagacagttagacaatataaagagacagacagacagacagacagacagacagacagttagacAATATAAagagatatatagatagacagagacagacagacagacagacagttagacAATATAAagagatatatagacagacagacagacagacagacagacagatagacagatagacagacagacagacagacagacagacagacagacagatagatagatagatagatagatagacagacagacagacagacagacagacagacagacagacacagacagacagacagttagacTATATAAagagatatacagacagacagacagacagacagacagacagacagacagacacagacagacagacggacggacggacggacggacggacggacggacggacagacagacagacagacagacagacagacagacagacagacagacagacagacagaataaagagatatatagacagacagacagacagacagacagacagacagacagaataaagagatatatagatagatagacagatagacagacagacagacagatagatagatagacagacagacagacagacagacagacagacagacagacagatagatagatagatagatagatagatagatagatagatagatagatagatagatagatagatagatagatagatagatagatagataatctcACCTTGCAAACTTTCCTTTGTTATAGTTTAAAAAGCCATTCACTTCATATGAGTGTTTCCCTTCATGTTCAGTGTGGAGCAACAAAACACCGCCACAAATAGGATTCCCCTATAAGAtgtcacaaataaaatattttcaactGGATACATATATCATTTAACTTATACTTTATTAATCTATAGATTGCATACAACGGAACAATGCATACCTCTGCTGCCATGATGATCTCAGTACCGATTATGCGGATAAGTGAGAGCGGAATCCAAAACGCTGGCTTTTAAAAGCCTGATGATGTAGTAGGAAGAGGAAGCTACATTTGATGTCACCAAACCAGTTTTTTTAAGGGTTGGCTGGAAAAGAAGAAGTATAGAGTTGTAGGGGAAGGACATAACAGTGTAATCTTAAAAATGAGTCTCTGTTTGGTTTGATTATCTTTGCCAAACAATAAGACCTCATTGCACACATGCTGCTCATCTCTGAGTCTGAAAggcaaaccaaaaacaaaaatgtgtttGCAAGATGATGCACTAAGCTGACCTTCTGACAGGAAACTTATTCTTTACTGAGGTTAGTGAACTCATACACACCTATTTATGGCAGATTTCCGGTAGGTTTTATTGTTTCCACTGTGTAATGCACACAGTTCATAGCAAACAGATTTCGAAAGTGACCTGAATAGACATAATTGATACTTTGGGGAAATAAGAAAGTGAGGTTACACATGCACAATGGTTTACACTCCTAAAACATGATTCTACTATACTTCCTCATGTAAGGTTTTGTTAACAAAAGAAGAGGAAACTGGCTGCAGGGGAAGAGGCACTTAGTGTGGATAAGTGTAACAGCTCTCTGACATTCTGCACaaacacgagtctctacccgtcTGCACCCGCACtcgtccatcaagttttgtcccgctccACACTTTGTTGCGTCAGGTCCCACGGTACTCCCGTGGAAGTGAAAGTCTCTAGGTTgaaacgaccccaataacgtgatcgattgggctacttttaattagcaattgggtgggttttgttgttgtgaaaacctggcaatccTGGTGCTTTTTTGCTTTTTAGACCACCATGAATTGTCCATGCATAAAAAAAGAGCAGTATGAAGATTCCTCAAAATTATCCTCATGTTCCACAGAAAAGAGACAtttttgggtttggaacaacatgagggagaATCACTATTAATACCCTCACACAAAGTTTTTTAAGGTGtatgcagtgttgccaagtccacagttttcctgtggaattgggctactttaacactattGCCGCGGATTGATTTTCATGTCATTGGGTTaaagcaaccccaataacgtgatagATTGGGTTAGTTTTAGAGTAGCaactgggtgggttttgttgtgaaaatctggcaaccctgGGTGTATGGATTAGTTTTATAGTAGTCTatggtgcttttttttttctttttaaggtgatttttcatgtccgtgggttgaagcgaccccaataatgtgatcgattgggctagttttgagcagcaattaggtgggttttgttgtgaaaacttggCAACCCTGGGTGTATGGATTCCTTTTATGGTATTCTATGGTGCTTTTTCCTTTTTTAGACAGCCATGAACTGTCCATGTATAAAAAAAAGAGCAGTATGAAAATTCCTCAAACTTCtcatgttccacagaaaaaaatgaattttgggtttggaacaacatgaaggagaATTACTATTAATACCCTCACACAATTTTTTTAAGGTGtatgcagtgttgccaagtccacagttttcccgtggtattgggctactttaacactattGCCGCGGGTTGGTTTTCATGTCAGTGGGTTTAAGCGACCCCAATAGCATGATCGATTTGGCTAGTTTTAGAGTAGCAAttaggtgggttttgttgtgaaaaattGGCAACCCTGGGTGTATGGATTAGTTTCATAGTAGTCTATGGTGCTTTGTCCCTTTTTAGGCTGATTTTAACACTATTGCCGCAGGTTTTTATTATGTCTGTGGGTTGAAGCGACACCAATAATGTGatcgattgggctagttttgagtagcaattgggtgggttttgttgtgaaaacttggCAACCCTGGGTGTATGGATTAGTTTTATGTTTTCTCTTTTTAGATTGCCATGAACTGTCCATGTATAACAAAAACAGTATAAAGATTCCTCAAAATTCTTCTTTTGTTCCACAGAAAGACATTttggggtttggaacaacacgagggaGAATCACTATTAATACCCTCACACAAAGCTTTTTTTTAAGGTGTATGCAGTGTTGCCAAgggctactttaacactattGCCGCAGGTTGATTTTCATGGCTGCGGGTTAAAGCGACCCAAATAATGTGATCGATTGGGCTAGTTtggggctagttttgagtagcaattgggtgggttttgttgtgaaaacctggcaaccctgggcCTATGGATTAGTTTTATAGTAGTCATGGTGCTTTTTCGCCTTATAGACCAACATGGAGTGTCCATGTATGAAAAAGAGCAGCATTAAGATTCTTCAAAATTCTCCTTCTGTTCCACAGAAAAGAGATATTTTTtggttttgaacaacatgagggttaatCACTATTAATATCCTCACACAAACCTATTGTAAGGTGTATGTAATGTTGCCACGTTCACTGCTACTTTAACACTGCTGCAGTGGGCTGTTTTTTGTCCATGGGTTGAAGCGACTCTAATAATGTGATTgattggactagttttgagtagcGATTTGGTGAGTTCTGTTGTAAAAACCTGGGTTTAGGGTAAGTTTTATAGTAGTCTATGGTGCTTTTTCCCTTTTTAGACCCTTCTCTTttaagtagcaattgggtggtTTTTGtggtgaaaacctggcaaccttggATGTATGGATCCATGTATGAAAAAAGCTATAAGAAGATTCCTCAAAATTCTCCTTGTGTTCCACATAAAAGAGAAATTCTTTGGGTTTGGAAGAACATGAAGGTGAATCACTATTAACAGATTTTGACTGCTTTGCTAGCATGGCTAACACGTGGTACTGTATTTTAATACTGTGGTTTGCTGCCAACAAGTTACCCAACAGTTTTAAACCATTTTAccaccacacacacaaacaagtaCATACGTGAATGCCAAAATTATACCAGATGCCCTACATGACTCAAACCAGAAATGTAAAATGTTCATAAACATCCTTTAGACACTTGCACAACACGTCGGCCTACAGCCTAATTTTTGAGGTTGACACTCGGGACAGAACCTTACTCAACCAATCTGCCACATCTTTGCTGATTTAATCATGTAGCCTCTACACCAGACCTAATctatacaaaacaaacaaatatgtcTATATCTTTAGGTGTAGACGCTTGCAGCAAtggcattaaaataataaaacaacactTATGACCaccctaatattgtgttggtccCCCTTTTGCTGCCAAACCAGCCCTGACCCATCAAGGCATGGACTCTACTAGACCCCCTTGCCCATTTTCCCTGCTTCTAACACATAAACTTTGAGGACAAAATGTTCACTTGCTGCCTAATATATCCCAGTCACTAACAGGTGCCGTGAGGAAGAGATAATCAGTGTTATTCACTTTACCTGTCAATGGTCATGTTGTTGGTGTATGTACATATACATAAAgatgaaaacattttttgttatgaGCACTTTTACAAAGTTCCATGTAGTCAAAAGAGCAAAcatttgagtttttttgaggTCAAGGTCACCGACAGAATAACATTAGCTCATATTTTTCTAATGAGTTTACAAAAACAATCAATGTTCCAGTAATGATTTACAATGAATtagtcatttgtgtaaaaaaaaaaaagccaaatcaTCAGGTGTTGTGTTTAAAATAGCGTGCAGGAATTTCTGAGTGTGAGTAAAAACAAGAAAGAATATGGGTACAAAACAGATGACGTAGTAAACCAAGTTACCACACTTACCACGTATCAGGATTCACTGTTCGAGGTCTTAATCATCATCATGCATTTTGGGCGAGCAGAAAGGTAATGTACAGTAATGTGTGCTCAAACCAAAAAGACATATGTGATGCaatctaggaaaacccaacacgtggtgaaatttgacatttttagctTGGTTCAAGCCCTTTCCAAAACGTTATGGCTATggtaagtatacttaagtaaaattcaaatatatttttaagtatactttatgtagtaagtatacaaatatcagtgtagtAGTAGTATAtgtttaagtgtactatttcaatgcTTATTTGGACTAAATTGGCCCCCTTTCTAGTACAtaaaagtatacttaaagtataacagtagtaaacactagtttacatctatgtttttagtttgtactgcaactatactaaaagtgaacgtataggtatactgatagtttactaattaaatactaatactaattaaatttttagtgcactttgaagtatagtctaggtaaactactagtttagtagttttatactgcaagaaaagttttctttaagttaactttacatcatactttaagtatacttctATGTCCCTGTTtgggtattaatttgtatatattttgttatccctcaccaaaaagaagtatacttcaagtttattttattaagtatacttaagtaaagttcaagtatattttaagtatactttatctagcaagtatacaaatatcagtgtactagtagtatactcttaagtgtactatttcaatacaccttgggactaaattggcccatttctagtatataaaggtattcttttaaatatactttaagtataacagtagaaaactttgagtacacaattagtttacatctatgttttcagtttgcactgcaagtatactaaaagtgaacttttactgtaggtatactgatagtttactaattaaatactttttatgcatttttagtgcactttgaagtatagtctaggtaaactactagtttagtagttttatactgcaagtatactgtAACAGTAGTAAATTTTAAGTACATTAAGAACACAGatttacatatctatggttttgatgt
Protein-coding sequences here:
- the il1fma gene encoding interleukin-1 family member A gives rise to the protein MAAEGNPICGGVLLLHTEHEGKHSYEVNGFLNYNKGKFASIGDKLIMLNNTNVENLTPKVLAKLLVEGSPLLTIHHSPKRKTEECESEEISVRKKEPTVMRFSLMMVREEDLDAARVEPSLEWEDTHIEDDCLSEDKILLVSMADTSFNMVVARGCDPDSPCNSCGGMNCQFNEVVVLPVTAEITFNSTKILRQVKEQKNLFLKSFVMKKYVTPDNEHMFLRDTMSAKITLYYYTVSVECEGVPVVLNFTGTENFFCCTTKQGEDKKMLTLVSQNKRELKNICPDDQDKWSLVFYMSCGRDNLRRFESALYRGWFIYTQNVDNREVDMHKEDQYDSKQDSAFSFIILSENGSC